One stretch of Acidobacteriota bacterium DNA includes these proteins:
- a CDS encoding Glu/Leu/Phe/Val dehydrogenase codes for MNEKDRARELNPWLSQTRLFDEAVERLKLPAGMARLLREPAREIIVHIPVIMDSGEIEMFTGYRVQHSIARGPGKGGIRYAPDVTLDEVRAL; via the coding sequence ATGAATGAGAAGGATCGGGCGCGGGAGTTGAATCCGTGGTTGTCGCAGACGCGGCTGTTTGACGAAGCCGTCGAGCGGCTGAAGCTGCCTGCCGGGATGGCGCGGCTGCTGCGCGAGCCGGCGCGCGAGATCATCGTGCATATCCCCGTCATCATGGACTCGGGCGAGATCGAGATGTTCACCGGCTACCGCGTGCAGCACTCCATCGCGCGCGGGCCGGGCAAGGGCGGCATCCGCTATGCGCCCGATGTCACGCTCGACGAAGTGCGCGCGCT
- the higA gene encoding addiction module antidote protein, HigA family has protein sequence MKKQNGLPPIHPGEILKKDILPSTGLSVTAAAKALGVSRQMLHDIMAERKPLSAVMCLKVSRLFGGSPGLWMCLQAAYDLKMAEQDKRVMASVARIVPVSATEEARA, from the coding sequence ATGAAGAAACAGAACGGATTGCCGCCGATCCATCCCGGCGAGATTCTGAAAAAAGACATCCTGCCATCCACGGGCCTCTCCGTAACCGCAGCGGCGAAGGCGCTGGGCGTGTCTCGCCAGATGCTGCACGACATTATGGCGGAGCGCAAGCCGCTCTCCGCCGTCATGTGCCTGAAGGTGTCCCGCCTGTTCGGCGGCTCTCCCGGCCTCTGGATGTGCCTGCAGGCAGCCTACGACCTGAAAATGGCCGAACAAGACAAGCGAGTCATGGCCAGTGTCGCTCGCATCGTGCCCGTTAGTGCCACCGAAGAAGCCCGGGCCTAA
- a CDS encoding DUF1810 domain-containing protein has product MADETPQCHSDPFDLQRFVAAQAAVYAQVIAELRAGRKRTHWMWFIFPQLRGLGSSPTALHYAISSIEESRAYLAHPILGPRLIECTQLVTSIAGRSSSDTIDEIFGYPDNLKFHSCMTLFANAAPDNGDFQQALQKYFGGKLDHLTIDRL; this is encoded by the coding sequence ATGGCGGACGAAACGCCTCAATGCCACAGCGACCCGTTTGATTTGCAGCGGTTCGTCGCCGCGCAGGCGGCGGTCTACGCGCAGGTCATCGCCGAGTTGCGCGCAGGCCGCAAGCGCACCCACTGGATGTGGTTCATCTTCCCGCAACTGCGCGGCCTGGGCTCCAGCCCAACGGCCCTCCATTACGCCATCTCGTCGATCGAGGAATCCCGCGCCTATCTCGCGCACCCCATCCTCGGCCCCCGCCTGATCGAATGCACGCAGCTAGTAACCTCCATCGCAGGCCGCTCCTCCAGCGACACCATCGACGAAATCTTCGGCTACCCCGACAACCTGAAGTTCCACTCGTGCATGACCCTATTCGCCAACGCCGCGCCCGACAATGGAGACTTCCAGCAAGCCCTACAGAAATACTTCGGTGGGAAACTGGATCATCTGACCATCGACCGGCTCTGA
- a CDS encoding UDP-3-O-acyl-N-acetylglucosamine deacetylase: METTNTANRLARHQHTIVEPVSASGVGLHSAAKVNIRLLPAAANTGVVFRRTDLDNFEIPASWKHIARVSYATSLMRKSVLISTTEHLLSALVGMEIDNVIVEIDALELPILDGSALPFVHMIEAAGRRRQRAARSYIKILKPVEVVERSKRIAIFPSGPSGDAHTSIRVKKSDNSPGAANTSSQGNSAETSSSSGFHITSEIDFAHPMVGIQSTDITLCAATYPREIAPARTFGFLDELDQMRDMGLIRGGSLANALVFGPDGLLNPEGLRFADECSRHKVLDLIGDLALLGHPLIGHVVAEHAGHAMHTALVLKLMRDRSSWTLVTSSELESNLTDDLAADSADYSSETASRELAVSHAGAD, encoded by the coding sequence TTGGAGACAACCAATACGGCGAATCGGCTGGCCCGCCATCAGCACACCATCGTCGAACCGGTATCGGCCTCTGGCGTCGGACTGCATAGCGCGGCGAAGGTCAACATCCGCCTGCTGCCCGCCGCCGCCAACACCGGAGTGGTCTTCCGCCGCACCGACCTCGACAACTTTGAGATTCCCGCCTCGTGGAAACATATCGCGCGCGTCAGCTACGCCACCAGCCTGATGCGCAAGAGCGTCTTAATCTCCACCACCGAGCACCTGCTCTCGGCGCTGGTGGGCATGGAGATCGACAACGTCATCGTGGAGATCGACGCGCTTGAGCTGCCCATCCTGGACGGTAGCGCGCTGCCCTTCGTGCACATGATCGAAGCCGCCGGCCGCCGCCGCCAGCGCGCCGCGCGCAGTTACATCAAAATACTCAAGCCGGTCGAAGTCGTCGAGCGCTCCAAGCGCATCGCCATATTTCCCAGCGGCCCGAGCGGCGATGCTCACACCTCAATCCGCGTGAAGAAGAGCGACAACTCCCCTGGCGCCGCTAACACAAGCTCCCAGGGCAACAGCGCTGAAACCAGCTCCAGCAGCGGCTTCCACATCACCAGCGAGATCGACTTCGCGCATCCAATGGTGGGCATCCAGTCGACTGACATCACGCTGTGCGCGGCCACCTACCCGCGCGAGATCGCCCCAGCGCGCACCTTTGGCTTCCTCGACGAGCTGGACCAGATGCGCGACATGGGCCTGATCCGCGGCGGCTCGCTCGCGAACGCGCTGGTCTTCGGCCCCGACGGCCTGCTCAATCCCGAGGGCCTGCGCTTCGCCGATGAGTGCTCGCGCCACAAAGTCCTCGACCTCATCGGCGACCTCGCGCTGCTCGGCCATCCGCTCATCGGCCACGTCGTCGCCGAGCACGCCGGCCACGCCATGCACACCGCCCTCGTCCTGAAACTCATGCGCGACCGCAGCTCATGGACCCTGGTTACATCGAGCGAGCTGGAAAGCAACCTAACCGACGACCTCGCCGCCGACTCTGCTGACTACTCCTCCGAAACCGCGTCGCGCGAGCTAGCCGTCAGCCACGCCGGCGCCGACTAA
- the lpdA gene encoding dihydrolipoyl dehydrogenase yields the protein MAEEMDLVILGSGPGGYVAAVRAAQWGLRTVIVEKENWLGGTCLNVGCIPTKALLFNAEVYDFIRHAKEFGIECGEPTANWEAVRARQQKIVLKHNKGVEYLLKKHKIETVRGYGRLLGKGRIGVESASGNRELLARNIILATGSEARIPPGMEPDGERVLTNREILETKSIPKSLIIIGAGAVGVEFGSVYRRFGTEVTIIEMLPRILPLADEEVSKELERALKKQGMQFLTGAKVEKLNRRKEFVEVEISQGEKKQTLRAEQVLVAVGRKPNTENVGLEKTKAEVERGFVKTDGYMATAEPGLYAIGDIVAGAPQLAHAASMEGIVAVGRMCERPVPPMNFRQIPDAVYCDPQVASVGLSEAKARELGHDVKIGRFPFKANSKASVLGAEEGFVKLVCDKKYGEILGAHMIGSGVTELIGEMTMAIRMEATLEDLQYTVHAHPTLSEAILDAAGAADGIAINI from the coding sequence GTGGCTGAGGAAATGGACCTGGTGATTCTGGGCAGCGGTCCCGGTGGTTACGTGGCGGCGGTGCGTGCCGCGCAGTGGGGTCTCCGAACGGTAATCGTGGAGAAAGAAAACTGGCTCGGCGGCACCTGTCTGAACGTGGGTTGCATCCCCACCAAGGCGCTGCTCTTCAACGCGGAAGTCTATGACTTTATCCGCCACGCCAAGGAGTTTGGGATCGAGTGTGGCGAGCCGACGGCAAATTGGGAAGCCGTGCGAGCGAGGCAGCAGAAGATTGTCCTGAAGCACAACAAGGGCGTCGAGTACCTGCTCAAGAAGCACAAGATTGAGACCGTTCGGGGCTATGGGCGCTTGCTTGGCAAGGGCCGCATCGGAGTCGAGTCAGCGTCGGGCAATCGCGAACTGTTGGCCCGCAACATCATTCTTGCCACAGGGTCTGAGGCACGCATTCCTCCCGGCATGGAACCGGATGGCGAACGCGTACTCACCAACCGCGAGATACTTGAAACGAAGTCCATTCCCAAGAGCCTGATAATTATTGGCGCAGGCGCGGTGGGCGTAGAGTTCGGGTCCGTCTATCGTCGCTTCGGGACGGAAGTCACCATCATCGAAATGCTGCCACGAATTCTTCCGCTTGCGGACGAAGAAGTCTCCAAGGAACTGGAGCGCGCGCTCAAGAAGCAGGGCATGCAGTTCCTGACTGGGGCCAAAGTCGAAAAGCTCAATCGGCGCAAAGAGTTCGTCGAGGTGGAGATTTCCCAGGGAGAGAAGAAGCAAACCCTGCGCGCCGAGCAAGTGCTGGTGGCGGTCGGACGCAAGCCCAACACAGAGAACGTGGGACTTGAGAAAACCAAGGCTGAGGTCGAGCGCGGGTTCGTGAAAACGGACGGATACATGGCCACCGCAGAGCCGGGTCTCTACGCCATCGGCGACATCGTGGCTGGCGCTCCCCAACTGGCGCACGCCGCTTCGATGGAGGGCATCGTGGCCGTGGGACGCATGTGCGAACGTCCCGTCCCGCCGATGAACTTCCGCCAGATCCCCGACGCCGTCTACTGCGATCCGCAGGTGGCTTCCGTCGGACTAAGTGAGGCCAAGGCCAGGGAACTCGGGCATGACGTGAAGATTGGGCGATTTCCTTTCAAGGCCAACAGCAAGGCCAGTGTGCTGGGTGCTGAAGAGGGTTTCGTCAAGCTGGTCTGCGACAAGAAGTATGGCGAGATTCTGGGCGCTCACATGATCGGCTCCGGAGTTACCGAACTGATCGGTGAGATGACCATGGCCATCCGCATGGAGGCGACGCTCGAAGATTTGCAGTACACCGTGCATGCCCATCCGACTTTGTCGGAAGCCATACTGGATGCGGCGGGAGCGGCGGACGGCATCGCCATCAACATCTAA
- a CDS encoding CopG family transcriptional regulator — translation MKKIISKKNLPSAESIARRADGGEDVSRFFTNRGKMMQPIQRVNVDLTVSMLRELDAAAAELNISRQAVIKTFIRQVLDQRLLANHARRSA, via the coding sequence ATGAAGAAAATTATTAGTAAAAAGAATCTGCCCTCGGCGGAATCCATCGCGCGGCGGGCGGACGGCGGCGAGGATGTTTCCCGCTTTTTTACCAATCGCGGGAAGATGATGCAGCCGATTCAGCGCGTGAATGTGGACCTGACTGTCTCGATGCTGCGCGAACTGGATGCTGCCGCTGCCGAACTGAACATCAGCCGCCAGGCGGTGATTAAGACGTTCATCCGGCAGGTGCTGGACCAGCGCCTGCTGGCCAACCACGCCCGCCGCAGCGCGTAG
- a CDS encoding 2-oxo acid dehydrogenase subunit E2 → MPTTDVLMPQMGESITEGTVTKWLKKAGDRIGKDEPLFEISTDKVDAEIPSPVSGTLSTILVKEGQTVAVQAIVAQIEASASDAAAATAAPPPAAKAAAAPPAKPSAPAPPRASSPAPQPVAAETAGSSDEDDDKVRSSPLVRRLAKENNVNLVEVDGTGPGGRITKEDLLAHVERMKSSPARRASAPAVPTQAPAAPAAPRAAPLASGAREEIVPMTPMRKKIAERMVFSKNTAAHVSTVFAVDLTKVVSLSLKERTRFEQQEGVKLTYTPFFIRAIIDGIKRFPVLNASISGEEIIYKKDIHMGVAVALEWGLIVPVIAHADEKSFLGLARSIADLGERARSKRLSVSEVDGGTFTLTNPGVYGGLFATPIINPPQVGIIGVGGVKKAPVVVDDAIAIRSIVHLTLSYDHRLIDGAVADQFMASVRQYLEGWDEDLYV, encoded by the coding sequence ATGCCGACAACTGATGTGCTGATGCCGCAGATGGGCGAGAGCATCACCGAGGGCACGGTTACCAAGTGGCTCAAGAAGGCCGGGGACCGCATCGGCAAGGACGAGCCCTTGTTTGAAATCTCCACTGACAAAGTGGACGCCGAGATTCCATCGCCAGTTTCTGGAACGCTCTCCACTATCCTTGTGAAGGAAGGGCAGACGGTAGCCGTGCAGGCGATTGTTGCGCAGATTGAAGCCAGCGCATCGGATGCTGCCGCCGCAACCGCTGCTCCGCCGCCGGCAGCAAAAGCGGCTGCGGCTCCACCGGCCAAGCCCTCCGCACCCGCTCCCCCGCGCGCGTCCTCTCCCGCACCTCAGCCCGTAGCGGCCGAGACTGCTGGCAGCTCTGATGAGGACGATGACAAGGTTCGTAGCTCGCCGCTGGTGCGGCGGCTGGCGAAAGAGAACAACGTTAATCTGGTCGAGGTGGACGGCACGGGTCCGGGTGGCCGCATCACCAAAGAGGATCTGCTGGCTCACGTGGAGCGCATGAAATCCTCACCGGCCCGCAGGGCTTCCGCCCCTGCGGTGCCTACCCAAGCTCCTGCCGCGCCTGCTGCTCCCCGCGCGGCTCCTCTCGCATCTGGCGCCCGTGAAGAGATCGTTCCCATGACGCCGATGCGCAAGAAGATCGCCGAGCGCATGGTCTTCAGCAAAAACACGGCAGCTCACGTCAGCACGGTATTCGCCGTGGACCTGACCAAGGTTGTCAGTCTTTCCCTGAAGGAGCGCACCCGCTTCGAGCAACAGGAGGGCGTAAAACTTACCTACACCCCCTTCTTCATTCGAGCCATCATTGACGGCATCAAGCGCTTCCCGGTATTGAACGCGAGCATCTCCGGCGAAGAGATTATATACAAGAAAGACATCCACATGGGTGTTGCCGTGGCGCTCGAGTGGGGCCTGATCGTTCCCGTGATAGCGCACGCCGATGAGAAGAGTTTTCTGGGACTGGCGCGGTCGATTGCCGATCTTGGAGAGCGGGCGCGAAGCAAACGCCTCAGCGTGTCCGAGGTGGATGGCGGGACGTTCACTCTCACCAATCCCGGCGTCTACGGAGGACTATTTGCCACCCCGATCATCAACCCGCCGCAGGTGGGCATCATCGGTGTGGGGGGAGTGAAGAAGGCTCCGGTGGTGGTTGACGACGCCATTGCCATTCGCTCCATCGTGCATCTCACACTGAGCTATGATCACCGCCTCATCGACGGGGCGGTTGCTGATCAGTTCATGGCCAGCGTCCGGCAGTATCTGGAAGGCTGGGACGAAGACCTTTATGTATAG
- the lipB gene encoding lipoyl(octanoyl) transferase LipB, whose translation MGNYTTPTEVHVLRVISEPPISLGDRTCKVYRMGRVPYGEALQLQADLADRRKRDEIADSLVLLEHPPVITLGRNARRENLLSSAEQLERAGIELVETNRGGDITFHGPGQLVGYPIVDLGRIHKDVGWYLRTLEEVLIRSLQDIGLGASRKSGMTGVWINRGDAGPAKVAAMGVHLSRWVTSHGFALNIDTDLRYYRHIVPCGISAYPVTSVRESLAGELDREALECSIVRHFGTLMGLSMTAGAGTESNAKWLKTAAAIV comes from the coding sequence ATGGGTAACTACACAACTCCAACGGAAGTCCACGTTCTACGAGTAATATCGGAGCCTCCGATCTCTCTGGGCGATCGCACTTGCAAAGTCTATCGAATGGGACGCGTGCCGTACGGTGAAGCGCTGCAACTGCAAGCCGATCTTGCGGACCGGCGCAAGCGGGATGAGATAGCGGACTCGCTAGTTTTGCTGGAGCATCCGCCTGTGATTACTCTGGGCCGCAACGCGCGCCGCGAAAATCTGTTGAGCAGCGCCGAGCAGCTGGAGCGCGCCGGGATCGAGTTGGTCGAGACCAACAGAGGCGGGGATATCACCTTTCACGGACCGGGCCAGTTGGTGGGCTATCCCATCGTGGATTTGGGCCGCATTCATAAGGACGTGGGCTGGTATCTACGCACTCTGGAGGAAGTCCTCATCCGATCCCTGCAGGATATAGGGCTCGGCGCTTCTCGCAAGTCCGGCATGACAGGCGTTTGGATCAATCGTGGAGATGCCGGGCCGGCTAAGGTGGCAGCGATGGGAGTTCACCTCAGCCGCTGGGTTACCTCGCATGGCTTCGCGCTGAATATCGATACGGATCTGCGATATTACCGGCACATCGTGCCCTGCGGCATTTCGGCGTACCCGGTTACCTCGGTACGGGAGTCGTTGGCCGGGGAGTTGGATCGCGAGGCGCTGGAGTGCAGCATCGTCCGGCACTTCGGAACGCTGATGGGCCTGTCCATGACGGCAGGGGCCGGTACAGAGTCAAATGCCAAGTGGCTGAAAACTGCTGCGGCTATAGTTTAA